A single Coleofasciculus sp. FACHB-T130 DNA region contains:
- a CDS encoding OmpA family protein, translated as MTKQEAPFADNTSPRQSTGIGRFLLVLLWRVLLLGVGGGLAWLFGLVLAGVFPDLTPEVPLVVKVLRRAKLETSTASSTFKPSPAVTSASPPVELSAEQRRQLEAELQQLQAQLQALRDRTTKLETQVGRQSSSEPLAARLQEISQQLQGDRVPNSNQVTNASRVSVPSDALKVTLPSDLLFKNSDSVLLPQAPVILDNVIADLRNYPGATIQIAAHTDDNGESTDNQALSFRRAQAAEQYLFTALEKKYRMIVVGYGETFPLVENNSDTNRQRNRRIEIAIINP; from the coding sequence GTGACAAAACAAGAAGCACCATTTGCCGATAACACTTCTCCTCGCCAATCTACAGGCATTGGGAGGTTTTTACTGGTTTTACTCTGGCGAGTGCTGTTGCTGGGGGTGGGAGGTGGCTTGGCGTGGCTGTTCGGTCTCGTCCTCGCGGGAGTCTTTCCCGACCTGACGCCAGAGGTGCCCCTAGTTGTGAAAGTGCTGCGCCGCGCCAAACTAGAGACATCCACCGCCTCCTCTACTTTTAAGCCGTCCCCTGCTGTCACCAGCGCCAGTCCGCCAGTAGAACTGAGTGCGGAACAAAGACGGCAACTGGAAGCAGAGCTGCAACAGTTACAGGCGCAATTGCAAGCACTGCGCGATCGCACGACTAAACTGGAAACCCAAGTCGGTCGCCAGAGTTCCAGCGAACCCCTCGCCGCACGTCTACAAGAAATCTCCCAGCAACTTCAAGGCGATCGCGTTCCCAATTCCAATCAAGTCACTAACGCTTCTAGGGTTTCTGTACCATCGGATGCTTTGAAAGTCACCCTACCTAGCGACTTATTATTTAAAAACAGCGATAGTGTTCTGCTACCACAGGCACCCGTAATTTTAGACAATGTCATCGCCGATTTACGGAACTACCCAGGTGCCACAATTCAAATTGCTGCTCACACCGATGACAATGGTGAATCTACAGACAATCAAGCGCTATCGTTTCGACGCGCCCAAGCTGCTGAGCAGTATTTATTCACTGCTTTGGAGAAAAAATATCGCATGATTGTTGTTGGTTACGGCGAAACTTTTCCCTTAGTAGAAAATAATAGCGATACCAACCGACAACGAAACCGCCGCATCGAAATTGCGATTATTAACCCTTAG
- a CDS encoding abortive infection protein, producing the protein MQRFVQAVTQDVKFIQATEDSKKTGNLHPDRLNNWQNVDPLESLAGARPQDDVVVELKNPVVVTSNQKERPSLRIPQEPVQVTGRIYALVTIIKREEADSVSATSSSDRFVVRHFNKKTKQFDGPLETIRIPQVPSDRNGITRSTNRGIEKSPLNSAGWYIYGTKDAEGIFVTQAIEPRALMRLQPDEVRVNRKSANSYLKKELWKGTEGQKGTAKIVLLDPKSQQFNEAVSKWREGDRAIVLHTYGGIGGKKPEPEPLGVVTGHFAYGIATVVRDRFTDELRFDIEYRQVYAHNPDGIIAGTMKWSTYMGDLQRGWVGNRPVSDALVKLDAVTQDYDFDGIQLSPMKEFMRQLDIMMARYRIGDGTGSSVVTPSTSCVQDANQALFVTIKQVEKQVASNPRIQEWLRRHPSDTQTLRFQQLVKLGRSLEKQLAPLGIIRSDWQENAENLAGTRTADGTLTTVLKAATTWRTMLPRRAHDEIATILLNNGAALWVIRTNQVGGFNPDIVPRAPTALLGHRTN; encoded by the coding sequence GTGCAAAGATTTGTCCAGGCTGTAACGCAAGATGTCAAATTTATTCAGGCAACTGAAGATAGTAAAAAAACGGGGAATTTGCATCCTGACCGATTAAACAATTGGCAAAATGTCGATCCCTTAGAATCCTTGGCTGGAGCGCGACCTCAAGATGATGTCGTCGTGGAACTCAAAAACCCAGTTGTTGTCACCAGTAACCAAAAAGAACGCCCCTCGCTGAGGATTCCTCAAGAACCCGTACAAGTCACGGGTCGGATTTATGCTTTAGTGACAATTATCAAAAGAGAGGAAGCAGATAGCGTTAGCGCAACGTCTTCTTCGGATCGTTTTGTTGTACGTCACTTTAATAAAAAAACAAAACAATTTGATGGACCTTTAGAAACCATTCGGATTCCTCAAGTGCCATCTGACCGCAACGGGATTACTCGGTCAACAAATCGAGGAATTGAAAAGTCTCCCCTCAATTCCGCAGGCTGGTACATTTATGGGACAAAAGATGCCGAGGGAATATTTGTCACCCAGGCAATTGAACCCCGCGCCCTGATGCGTTTGCAACCGGATGAAGTGCGGGTAAATCGGAAATCTGCTAATTCCTATCTGAAAAAAGAACTTTGGAAAGGTACTGAAGGTCAAAAAGGAACCGCCAAGATAGTTTTACTCGATCCAAAAAGTCAACAATTTAACGAGGCGGTATCGAAATGGCGCGAGGGAGATCGAGCAATTGTCCTTCATACATACGGTGGAATTGGGGGTAAAAAACCCGAACCCGAACCACTGGGCGTAGTTACGGGACATTTTGCTTATGGCATTGCGACAGTCGTGCGCGATCGCTTCACGGATGAGTTACGCTTTGACATCGAGTATCGGCAAGTTTACGCCCATAACCCTGATGGCATTATTGCTGGGACAATGAAATGGTCTACTTACATGGGAGATTTACAGCGGGGTTGGGTGGGAAATCGACCTGTATCCGATGCGCTCGTCAAGCTAGATGCTGTGACGCAAGATTATGATTTTGATGGCATCCAACTGTCACCCATGAAAGAATTTATGCGCCAGTTGGATATCATGATGGCACGCTACCGGATTGGAGATGGAACGGGTAGTTCAGTAGTGACACCCTCAACTTCTTGCGTACAAGATGCTAACCAAGCGCTTTTTGTGACAATTAAGCAGGTAGAGAAACAGGTGGCGTCGAATCCTCGCATTCAAGAGTGGTTGCGGCGTCATCCCAGCGACACCCAAACCTTACGATTTCAGCAACTCGTGAAATTAGGGCGATCGCTTGAAAAGCAATTAGCACCCCTAGGGATTATTCGTTCCGATTGGCAAGAAAACGCTGAGAATTTAGCAGGAACCAGGACAGCGGACGGCACCCTTACCACTGTCTTGAAGGCAGCAACAACTTGGCGAACCATGTTACCTCGACGGGCGCATGATGAAATTGCCACGATTTTGTTAAATAATGGAGCCGCTTTGTGGGTAATTCGGACGAACCAAGTGGGGGGATTTAATCCAGATATTGTGCCTCGTGCCCCTACGGCACTTTTAGGGCACCGCACGAATTGA
- a CDS encoding VTT domain-containing protein: MLNAKSGIFLLTAVCIVATGLAVYFLGGIDPAQLQTWLNKAGIWAPIIYIVFYTLATLLILPSTALNLTSGAIFGPWLGTLWTSIAAVIAAVVAFAFTRTVGREFVVQKLGGRLQAIDAEMIQGGLFYMFAIRLQPIIPYGLVNFAAGLTSIRFRDYLLGTILGTIPGVLPFVMLGSYGLRALKTGDFLPLIGALLLIAMLVGGATWYRRRRTDPRKALEESERKRLQNLLDKADE; this comes from the coding sequence TTGTTGAACGCTAAAAGTGGCATTTTCCTATTGACTGCCGTCTGCATTGTAGCGACGGGACTCGCAGTATATTTTTTGGGAGGCATCGATCCAGCTCAACTCCAAACATGGCTGAATAAAGCTGGCATCTGGGCACCAATTATTTATATCGTTTTCTATACCTTGGCGACACTGTTAATCTTGCCTTCTACAGCACTAAATCTTACCAGTGGCGCAATTTTTGGTCCTTGGTTGGGGACGCTTTGGACGAGTATTGCCGCCGTGATTGCAGCTGTAGTGGCTTTTGCCTTTACGCGCACGGTGGGGCGTGAATTTGTCGTTCAAAAGTTAGGCGGACGCTTGCAAGCGATTGATGCGGAGATGATTCAGGGTGGCTTATTCTATATGTTTGCCATCCGCCTACAGCCAATTATTCCCTACGGCTTAGTTAATTTTGCCGCTGGTTTGACTTCAATTCGCTTTCGGGATTATCTACTAGGAACCATTCTGGGAACCATCCCTGGAGTGTTGCCATTTGTAATGTTAGGAAGTTACGGCTTACGGGCGCTAAAAACGGGTGATTTCTTGCCCTTAATTGGTGCCTTGCTATTAATTGCGATGTTGGTTGGGGGCGCGACTTGGTATCGTCGTCGCCGTACCGATCCTCGAAAAGCTTTAGAAGAGAGCGAACGGAAGCGCCTTCAAAATCTTTTAGATAAAGCAGACGAGTAG
- a CDS encoding glycosyltransferase family 2 protein, with protein MSLDIDPVELSVVVPLYNEEDNIDYLFERLLSVLETVNTTYEIVCVNDGSKDNTLKCLIEHHYRNPAIKVVNLSRNFGKEVALSAGLDYAAGAAVIPIDADLQDPPELIKELVDKWREGYDVVYATRRSRDEGWLKNSTAKAFYQIIGKMSRVPIPRNTGDFRLLDRRVVEAIKLLPERTRFMKGLFAWVGFKQTSVLFDRPPRYKGTTTWNYWRLWNFALDGITSFSFLPLKVWSYVGVTISFLSFIYASFLFFRTLIFGIDLPGYASIMVAVLFLGGIQLITLGIIGEYLGRVYEEVKGRPLYLVREAYGFKSQEPTEKRHKSEISTQESLVISEERVSKD; from the coding sequence ATGTCCTTAGATATTGACCCAGTAGAACTCTCTGTGGTAGTACCGCTTTACAACGAGGAGGACAATATTGACTACTTGTTTGAGCGGCTGCTATCGGTACTAGAAACCGTAAATACAACCTACGAGATTGTTTGCGTCAATGATGGCAGTAAGGACAATACCCTAAAGTGTCTAATTGAGCATCATTATCGTAACCCAGCGATTAAAGTCGTCAACTTGTCCCGCAACTTTGGCAAAGAAGTCGCCCTCAGTGCCGGACTTGACTACGCTGCGGGTGCTGCGGTAATCCCAATTGATGCCGACTTGCAAGATCCGCCAGAGTTAATTAAGGAACTGGTAGACAAATGGCGCGAAGGCTATGATGTCGTTTATGCAACTAGGCGATCGCGTGATGAAGGTTGGCTGAAAAACTCTACAGCCAAAGCTTTCTATCAGATCATTGGCAAGATGAGTCGCGTCCCCATCCCCCGCAATACCGGGGACTTTCGGTTGCTCGATCGGCGTGTGGTAGAAGCCATCAAGCTACTGCCAGAACGAACCCGGTTTATGAAAGGACTCTTTGCTTGGGTAGGTTTCAAGCAAACTTCTGTTTTATTCGATCGTCCTCCACGTTATAAGGGAACCACGACGTGGAACTATTGGCGTCTATGGAACTTTGCCCTAGATGGAATTACTTCCTTTAGTTTTCTCCCTTTAAAAGTATGGAGTTACGTGGGCGTTACGATATCTTTTTTGTCATTTATTTACGCTAGCTTCTTATTCTTTCGCACTCTAATTTTTGGGATCGATCTTCCGGGTTATGCTTCCATCATGGTGGCGGTGTTATTTCTGGGAGGTATCCAGTTAATAACACTGGGAATCATTGGCGAGTATCTTGGTCGTGTTTACGAAGAAGTCAAAGGACGTCCGCTTTATTTAGTGCGCGAAGCTTATGGTTTCAAAAGTCAAGAACCAACCGAAAAGCGTCACAAGTCAGAAATCAGCACTCAAGAGTCTTTAGTAATATCCGAAGAACGAGTGAGCAAAGACTAA
- a CDS encoding glycosyltransferase family 39 protein, producing MSRSFTVPKSSRRWLSLEMLLLGAIAIAVLLRIIYLGSREFWYDEVLSLILASGHGVDYQAPGAQPVNLRDYSALLIPRAGDVVGTIKDVYKGILGDVHPPLSYFSLYFWLQLFGNSEAALRGLGALLSVGAIGGAYGLGRFVMGHRGGLIFAALLGTNPFYLFHSLNARMYGPLILWTILSTWAMLHLVDTKGATESVRASEWEIEPDATPSSHHPSNRSSILWSAILIVSVAAGLLTQYLFVYWVMTLGIFVLIFDRRRWWQHGLRLGAGVLLWMPWFVWGTRKQGRLGEVGNQFSKGNHFADVTQTLSSHLLLGDWVGDVVKTPAEATLAIVAGCLIILLLAGCTFSLWRQGKRRTLFMALSLGILPLCIAFAVDILAGKYTIGFGGGRALIFVLPGCLLLIALWLERAAGRWRGVAVAGLLLLYLGISIGDFSTRNRSMFHQIADLIQQEPTTPTLIVMNSRAWGHILRLAYYLPPTAPVQLLAQHPADLAPALEKVLTSGQATQYPRILWLESARPVNKAPKTEAEKQQIQQEIQRVLQSRYQLAQTQQLSGTTILDEFAVNLYKNRNL from the coding sequence ATGAGCCGAAGCTTCACAGTTCCTAAATCATCGCGGCGCTGGTTGTCGCTGGAGATGTTGCTCCTAGGCGCGATCGCGATCGCTGTTTTGTTAAGAATTATCTATCTAGGCAGCCGAGAATTTTGGTACGACGAAGTTCTATCCCTGATCCTCGCCAGCGGTCACGGCGTTGACTATCAAGCTCCGGGAGCGCAACCCGTCAACCTGCGGGACTACAGCGCTTTATTGATCCCACGAGCCGGTGATGTCGTAGGAACGATCAAAGATGTCTATAAAGGTATCTTGGGCGATGTCCATCCGCCCCTTTCTTATTTCAGCCTGTACTTCTGGCTACAGCTATTTGGCAATAGCGAAGCTGCCTTACGAGGTCTAGGCGCATTGCTGAGTGTAGGTGCAATTGGCGGTGCTTACGGATTAGGACGTTTTGTGATGGGACATCGCGGCGGACTGATTTTTGCTGCCTTACTCGGTACAAATCCTTTCTATTTATTCCACTCTTTAAATGCCCGGATGTATGGCCCGCTGATTTTATGGACGATTCTCAGCACCTGGGCAATGCTGCATCTGGTTGACACAAAAGGAGCAACAGAGAGTGTCCGAGCCTCCGAGTGGGAAATTGAACCAGACGCCACGCCATCATCCCATCATCCCAGCAACCGCTCATCGATTCTCTGGAGTGCGATTCTGATTGTTTCAGTCGCTGCTGGACTGCTGACGCAGTATCTTTTTGTCTACTGGGTGATGACCCTAGGCATCTTTGTCCTCATCTTTGACCGGCGGCGGTGGTGGCAGCACGGATTGCGTTTGGGGGCGGGTGTATTGCTGTGGATGCCTTGGTTTGTTTGGGGAACTCGGAAGCAGGGGCGTCTGGGTGAAGTGGGCAATCAGTTTTCCAAGGGAAATCATTTCGCAGATGTTACCCAAACCTTGAGCAGTCACTTGTTACTGGGAGACTGGGTGGGAGATGTCGTCAAAACTCCCGCAGAAGCGACCCTCGCGATTGTGGCAGGGTGCCTGATAATTTTGTTACTAGCCGGGTGTACCTTTAGCCTCTGGCGGCAAGGAAAGCGTCGTACCTTATTCATGGCTTTGTCACTGGGAATTTTGCCCCTGTGCATTGCATTTGCAGTGGATATTCTCGCTGGCAAATACACGATTGGCTTTGGCGGTGGAAGGGCACTGATTTTTGTTTTGCCTGGATGCTTGCTATTAATTGCTTTATGGCTGGAACGGGCGGCGGGACGCTGGCGCGGAGTAGCGGTAGCAGGTTTGCTGCTGTTGTATCTGGGCATCAGCATCGGGGACTTCAGCACGAGAAACCGCTCGATGTTCCATCAGATAGCAGATTTGATTCAACAGGAACCTACAACGCCAACTTTAATCGTGATGAACTCCCGCGCTTGGGGTCACATTCTGCGTTTGGCTTATTATCTTCCTCCCACTGCCCCGGTTCAGCTATTAGCCCAGCATCCTGCCGACCTTGCACCTGCTTTAGAAAAAGTTCTGACAAGCGGACAAGCAACGCAATATCCTCGGATTCTCTGGTTAGAGAGCGCTCGTCCTGTGAATAAGGCTCCCAAAACGGAGGCAGAAAAACAGCAAATTCAGCAGGAAATCCAGCGAGTTTTGCAATCTCGTTACCAGTTGGCGCAAACGCAGCAGCTATCGGGAACCACGATTCTGGATGAGTTTGCGGTTAATCTTTACAAGAATCGGAATCTCTAA
- a CDS encoding YggT family protein has protein sequence MNSSAELLINTISTFLNMYMFILIVRILLTWFPTVNWMNQIASTLSPITDPYLNLFRSIIPPLGGLDISPILAIFVLQILAGLFSSIQFTPGF, from the coding sequence ATGAATTCTTCAGCTGAATTACTGATCAATACGATCTCCACCTTTCTGAACATGTATATGTTCATATTGATTGTACGGATTCTTTTAACTTGGTTTCCGACAGTCAATTGGATGAACCAGATAGCTTCTACCTTGAGTCCAATTACAGACCCTTACCTCAACCTTTTTCGCTCGATTATTCCGCCGTTGGGTGGTCTGGATATCTCCCCGATTTTAGCGATTTTTGTGCTGCAAATTCTGGCTGGATTGTTCTCCAGCATTCAATTCACTCCGGGTTTTTAG
- the upp gene encoding uracil phosphoribosyltransferase, which yields MTLQLRVYVPPHPLIKHWLAVARDAATPSVLFKSAMTELGRWLTYEATREWLPTIETTVQTPLAECPATFINPEVPLVVVPILRAGLGLLDGAQTLLPLASIYHIGLVRDEKTLEVSCYLNKLPERLDPQTRVLICDPMLATGGTMMRAIAELTQRGVDPALMRIISVVAAPPALQQLSVAYPGLVVYTAMIDEGLNSHGYIVPGLGDAGDRTFGT from the coding sequence ATGACTCTCCAACTGCGTGTCTATGTTCCTCCCCATCCACTGATTAAACATTGGCTGGCTGTTGCTCGTGATGCTGCGACGCCATCGGTGCTGTTTAAAAGCGCGATGACGGAACTGGGGCGCTGGCTGACTTATGAGGCAACTAGAGAATGGTTGCCGACGATAGAAACAACCGTACAGACGCCCCTGGCTGAATGTCCTGCTACATTTATCAATCCAGAGGTGCCACTGGTTGTGGTGCCGATTTTACGGGCAGGATTGGGGTTATTAGACGGGGCGCAGACGTTGCTGCCTTTGGCATCGATTTACCATATCGGTTTGGTGCGGGATGAGAAAACCCTGGAAGTTAGCTGTTATCTGAATAAATTGCCGGAACGGCTTGACCCTCAAACGCGGGTTTTAATTTGCGATCCGATGCTGGCGACGGGTGGAACCATGATGAGGGCGATCGCAGAACTGACACAGCGAGGCGTTGACCCAGCTTTAATGCGGATTATTTCGGTTGTAGCAGCGCCACCCGCCCTGCAACAGCTTTCTGTCGCGTATCCGGGCTTGGTTGTCTATACGGCAATGATTGATGAGGGTTTGAACAGCCACGGGTATATTGTACCGGGGCTGGGAGATGCAGGCGATCGCACGTTTGGCACCTGA
- the crtH gene encoding carotenoid isomerase, with protein MPSTTVKSPTAQTFDAIVIGSGIGGLVTATQLAAKGAEVLVLESYLIPGGSAGYFERQGYRFDVGASMIFGFGTQGTTNLLTRALDAVNVSLETIPDSVQIHYHLPAGLDLKVHRNYEKFLQELTAYFPHEREGIRRFYDECWKVFNCLNAMELLSLEEPRYLTRAFFQHPLACLGLVKYLPQNAGDIARRYIKDPQLLKFIDMECYCWSVVPADRTPMINAGMVFSDRHYGGINYPKGGVGQIAQKLVEGLEKAGGQIQYKAKVTKIITQEGRAVGVELANGKVYGAKRIISNATRWDTFEKLLPAEEMPAAEKKWQNRYQKSPGFLSLHLGVKADVLPLGTDCHHILLEDWQKMEAAQGTIFLSIPTLLDPDLAPEGHHILHAFTPDWIENWQGLSSSEYEQKKEEAAGRIIERLEKIFPGLDAGLDYLEVGTPRTHRRFLGRADGTYGPIPRNKLLGLLGMPFNRTAISGLYCVGDSTFPGQGLNAVAFSGFACAHRVAVDLGL; from the coding sequence ATGCCTTCAACTACCGTTAAATCTCCAACTGCACAAACGTTTGATGCCATCGTGATTGGCTCTGGAATTGGAGGGCTGGTGACAGCCACCCAACTGGCAGCGAAAGGCGCTGAAGTTCTCGTACTGGAAAGCTACTTAATTCCAGGTGGCAGTGCCGGATACTTTGAGCGGCAGGGATATCGGTTTGACGTAGGGGCGTCGATGATTTTTGGGTTTGGGACTCAGGGCACCACCAATCTGCTCACCCGCGCTCTAGATGCTGTGAATGTCAGTCTGGAAACCATCCCCGATTCCGTCCAGATTCACTACCATCTTCCCGCCGGTTTGGATCTAAAAGTTCATCGCAATTATGAGAAGTTTTTGCAAGAACTCACTGCCTACTTCCCCCACGAACGGGAAGGGATTCGACGCTTCTACGACGAATGCTGGAAAGTTTTCAACTGCCTGAATGCGATGGAATTGCTGTCGTTGGAAGAACCCCGGTATCTGACACGGGCATTTTTTCAGCATCCCTTAGCCTGTCTCGGCTTGGTAAAGTATTTGCCTCAAAATGCTGGTGATATTGCAAGGCGATACATCAAAGACCCGCAGCTACTGAAGTTTATCGACATGGAGTGCTACTGCTGGTCAGTTGTCCCCGCTGACCGGACACCGATGATTAATGCAGGGATGGTGTTCTCAGACCGGCACTACGGCGGCATTAACTATCCTAAAGGGGGTGTAGGGCAAATCGCCCAAAAACTGGTGGAGGGACTGGAAAAAGCTGGGGGACAGATTCAGTACAAAGCCAAGGTGACGAAAATTATTACCCAAGAAGGTCGAGCGGTAGGCGTCGAGTTGGCAAATGGAAAAGTCTATGGAGCCAAGCGGATTATTTCCAATGCAACGCGCTGGGATACTTTCGAGAAGTTACTGCCAGCGGAAGAAATGCCAGCGGCTGAGAAGAAGTGGCAAAATCGTTATCAGAAATCGCCGGGTTTCTTAAGTTTGCACTTAGGCGTTAAGGCAGATGTGCTGCCGCTTGGTACTGATTGTCACCACATTTTGCTAGAAGATTGGCAGAAGATGGAAGCGGCGCAAGGCACGATCTTTTTGTCGATTCCTACGTTACTCGATCCGGATTTAGCACCAGAAGGTCATCATATTCTGCACGCCTTTACCCCTGATTGGATTGAAAATTGGCAGGGACTTTCTTCTAGCGAATATGAACAGAAAAAGGAAGAGGCAGCAGGACGAATCATTGAGCGGCTAGAGAAGATTTTCCCCGGTTTAGATGCAGGGTTAGATTATCTGGAAGTCGGGACGCCCCGCACGCATCGGCGCTTTTTAGGTCGTGCAGATGGGACGTATGGCCCAATTCCTAGAAACAAGTTATTAGGACTATTGGGAATGCCATTCAATCGAACTGCGATTTCGGGACTTTATTGTGTGGGAGACAGTACGTTTCCAGGGCAGGGTTTAAATGCGGTGGCATTTTCTGGTTTTGCTTGTGCCCATCGCGTGGCGGTAGATTTGGGGTTGTAA
- a CDS encoding IS982 family transposase, whose translation MLSLEELFCSVDDFCLLFEPLWHKQLMRDALKHRHRHRQLCLSEIMTIEIAFHQSHYRNFKAFYQEKVHGQWSAAFPKLVSYQRFVEWMPSTLIPLSTYLHSCFGQCTGVSVMDSTKIAVCHNRRIKSHKVFKDIGRRGKTCVDWFFGFKLHLVCNDQGELLNIAVTAGNIDDRKPVLTLLKGLSGKVVADRGYISQKLFEQLLTQMGIQLITKPKRNMKNKLMPLIDKLLIRKRSIIETIIDQLKNISHIEHSRHRSPVNFLVNLVCGLIAYCHQPKKPSLNINAFFLPPA comes from the coding sequence ATGCTTAGTCTAGAAGAACTTTTTTGCTCTGTCGATGATTTCTGCCTTCTTTTTGAACCTTTGTGGCATAAACAACTGATGAGGGATGCACTCAAACATCGCCACCGCCATCGTCAACTGTGCCTGAGCGAAATTATGACCATCGAGATTGCATTTCATCAATCTCATTACCGGAATTTTAAAGCGTTTTACCAAGAGAAGGTACATGGACAGTGGAGTGCAGCCTTTCCCAAGTTGGTGAGTTATCAACGCTTTGTAGAATGGATGCCTTCCACCCTGATTCCTTTAAGTACCTATCTACACAGTTGTTTTGGTCAGTGTACAGGTGTGTCTGTAATGGACTCGACCAAGATTGCGGTCTGTCATAACCGACGAATCAAAAGCCACAAGGTGTTCAAGGATATCGGCAGGCGAGGTAAGACTTGTGTAGATTGGTTCTTCGGCTTTAAACTACATCTGGTTTGTAATGACCAAGGGGAACTGCTGAATATCGCTGTCACTGCTGGCAATATAGATGACCGTAAGCCTGTGCTGACTCTACTCAAAGGGTTGTCTGGTAAGGTGGTGGCTGACCGAGGGTATATATCGCAAAAGTTGTTTGAGCAGCTATTAACCCAGATGGGGATTCAACTGATTACTAAGCCGAAGCGCAATATGAAGAATAAGCTGATGCCACTGATAGATAAGCTGCTTATCCGCAAACGCTCCATAATTGAGACAATTATCGACCAATTGAAAAACATCTCTCACATTGAGCATTCTAGGCATCGCAGTCCGGTCAATTTCTTGGTGAATTTGGTCTGTGGATTAATTGCCTATTGCCATCAGCCTAAGAAGCCCTCTCTCAATATCAATGCGTTTTTCCTCCCTCCGGCTTAA
- a CDS encoding pentapeptide repeat-containing protein yields the protein MTTEPNPSQSNSPSNAQDSGNGNRPAVNSPSQMQSLTPSGRNQYEQHLATMPRSLVLSKKNPVVPQGTPIVLIAIALVILGLAINNFWIGISGAIVGLVVSLRMLWLGLEPVLDEMLPPKQRAVIVAIVGTILSLISLLKFSGINQNIGKWLNQQKWDELGSLAEWTGAVGQIFIAVIAVYVAWRQYIISRDLTIQQNSLTIQQNLITQQQTIDTYFQGISDLVLDEEGLLEDWPQERLLAEGRTAAILSSVDASGKAKILRFLSSSKLLTPLERDRRLGRAIFDGLGGYAEDRVNGVRVIDLGVMLAKADLSGTDLRRTDLSEANLVGANLSNCDLVKANFSRTILYEANLAGADFKATRLFYGPGETATPRTHTQPPYANYKTGAYTGAVVENADFTDVEGLSEELRQYCCAWGGEKTRATIPGGCEGIPNKLER from the coding sequence ATGACGACAGAGCCTAATCCTTCCCAGTCCAATTCACCGTCAAACGCTCAAGATAGTGGCAATGGTAACAGACCTGCTGTGAACAGCCCGTCGCAGATGCAATCGCTGACACCGTCCGGACGGAACCAATACGAGCAACATTTGGCTACCATGCCGCGATCGCTGGTGCTGTCCAAAAAGAATCCAGTTGTTCCGCAAGGAACGCCCATCGTCCTGATAGCGATCGCCTTAGTCATCCTAGGGTTAGCGATTAATAACTTCTGGATCGGGATATCAGGAGCGATCGTCGGGCTAGTCGTATCGCTGCGGATGCTATGGCTTGGTTTGGAACCCGTGCTGGATGAGATGCTACCGCCAAAACAGCGAGCTGTCATCGTCGCCATCGTCGGAACAATCTTATCGCTCATCAGCTTGCTCAAGTTTTCTGGTATCAACCAAAACATCGGCAAGTGGTTGAACCAGCAAAAATGGGATGAACTCGGTTCCCTGGCAGAATGGACAGGAGCTGTAGGGCAAATTTTCATTGCCGTCATCGCCGTATACGTGGCGTGGCGACAGTACATTATTTCCAGAGACTTGACCATTCAGCAAAACTCCCTGACCATTCAGCAAAACCTGATTACTCAGCAGCAGACGATCGATACTTATTTTCAGGGCATCTCCGACCTAGTATTAGATGAAGAAGGATTGCTCGAAGATTGGCCTCAAGAGCGGTTACTAGCCGAAGGGCGTACCGCCGCTATCTTGAGCAGTGTAGACGCCAGCGGGAAAGCCAAAATTCTGCGGTTCTTGTCCAGTTCTAAATTGCTAACTCCCCTAGAACGCGATCGCCGCCTAGGTCGAGCTATCTTTGACGGACTGGGAGGCTATGCAGAAGACCGCGTCAACGGCGTGCGCGTTATCGACTTAGGAGTCATGTTAGCGAAGGCAGATTTGTCTGGCACCGACTTGCGCCGCACAGACTTAAGCGAAGCCAATCTTGTTGGTGCTAACTTAAGCAATTGCGATTTAGTCAAGGCTAATTTCTCTCGCACCATCTTGTATGAAGCGAATCTTGCCGGTGCCGATTTCAAAGCCACCCGCTTGTTCTATGGTCCGGGGGAAACTGCGACCCCTCGCACTCATACTCAACCTCCCTACGCTAACTACAAAACAGGTGCTTATACGGGCGCTGTAGTAGAAAATGCCGACTTCACCGACGTTGAGGGACTCTCGGAAGAACTGCGCCAATATTGTTGTGCTTGGGGTGGCGAAAAAACCAGAGCCACAATTCCCGGTGGTTGCGAAGGCATTCCTAACAAATTGGAACGATAA